A single window of Flavobacterium sp. 140616W15 DNA harbors:
- a CDS encoding serine O-acetyltransferase, translating into MNLFQLIESDYKKYKKYGGNFFVILFLTQGFWAIFQYRIASFIYRNVKIIGIRQVLLFGCLLWQKTIEILTGISLPASIKIGGSFYIGHFGGIILNSKTVMGNNCNLSQGVTIGVSGLAMQRGVPSIGDNVYIGANATVVGQITVGNNVLIGANTFVNSNVLDNGVVLGVPAIRISDKGSEGYI; encoded by the coding sequence ATGAATTTATTTCAATTGATAGAATCAGATTATAAAAAGTATAAAAAATATGGAGGCAATTTTTTTGTCATCTTATTTCTTACCCAAGGTTTTTGGGCAATATTTCAATATCGTATTGCAAGTTTTATTTATAGAAATGTAAAGATAATTGGAATAAGACAGGTTCTATTATTTGGTTGTTTATTATGGCAAAAAACAATTGAAATCTTAACTGGTATTTCTTTACCAGCATCAATTAAAATTGGAGGATCTTTTTACATAGGTCATTTTGGAGGTATAATATTGAACAGTAAAACTGTAATGGGCAATAATTGTAATCTTTCTCAAGGGGTTACAATAGGGGTTTCAGGACTTGCAATGCAACGAGGAGTACCGAGCATTGGTGATAATGTTTATATTGGAGCAAATGCGACTGTTGTCGGACAAATTACTGTAGGTAATAATGTTCTAATTGGAGCAAATACATTTGTGAATTCAAATGTCCTAGATAATGGAGTTGTATTAGGAGTACCAGCTATTAGAATTTCAGATAAAGGTTCGGAGGGCTATATTTAA
- a CDS encoding PorV/PorQ family protein: MNIGVDAAALAMSSAVVASTKDVNSVYWNPAGLANLEDHQVALMHANYFANIAQYDYIGYASPIDDRSAWGISLIRFGVDDILNTTELIDSQGNIDYNRISLFSTADYGFTFSYARKLPVAGFQYGVNAKVIRRIIGKFANSWGFGFDLGLQFEKNDWHFGLMIRDITTTYNVWNIDEKEYKKISDAIPGENQDLPESTEITLPKAQLGIAKKFIIRYDYSVLVATNMNMRFERTKDIVSSNFVSIDPALGLEFGYTDLVFLRAGVGNFQNVTQLDNSEKVGFQPNIGLGFKYKGIQVDYALTDLGNQSAALYSNIFSLKVDLGVFRK; encoded by the coding sequence ATGAATATTGGTGTTGATGCCGCAGCTCTCGCTATGTCGAGCGCAGTTGTTGCTTCTACTAAAGATGTAAATTCAGTTTACTGGAATCCAGCCGGATTAGCCAATTTAGAAGATCATCAAGTTGCTTTAATGCATGCAAATTATTTTGCCAATATTGCGCAATATGATTATATTGGCTATGCGAGTCCAATAGATGATCGAAGTGCATGGGGAATTTCATTAATTCGTTTTGGTGTAGATGACATTTTAAACACGACTGAATTAATCGATAGTCAAGGCAATATTGACTACAATCGAATTAGTCTTTTTTCGACTGCCGATTATGGTTTTACTTTTTCTTATGCTAGGAAATTACCTGTTGCAGGATTTCAATATGGAGTAAATGCTAAAGTTATCCGACGTATTATTGGAAAATTTGCTAACTCTTGGGGCTTTGGATTTGATTTAGGGTTGCAATTTGAAAAGAATGACTGGCATTTTGGTTTAATGATACGCGATATCACAACGACTTATAATGTTTGGAATATTGATGAGAAAGAATACAAAAAAATATCGGATGCGATTCCTGGAGAAAATCAAGATTTACCCGAAAGCACCGAAATTACATTACCTAAAGCACAATTAGGTATTGCGAAAAAATTTATAATTAGATACGATTATAGTGTTTTGGTTGCTACAAATATGAATATGCGTTTTGAAAGAACAAAAGACATCGTTTCTAGTAACTTTGTTAGTATTGATCCTGCGTTAGGATTAGAGTTTGGTTATACTGACCTTGTTTTCTTAAGAGCTGGTGTTGGAAATTTTCAAAATGTAACACAATTAGACAATTCTGAAAAAGTTGGTTTTCAACCTAACATCGGACTCGGTTTTAAATACAAAGGTATTCAGGTAGATTATGCCTTAACGGATTTAGGAAATCAGAGTGCAGCTTTATATTCAAATATATTCTCGCTGAAAGTTGATTTAGGCGTATTCAGAAAATAA
- the lptB gene encoding LPS export ABC transporter ATP-binding protein has protein sequence MKLRADNLIKTYKGRSVVKGISVEVNQGEIVGLLGPNGAGKTTSFYMIVGLVKPNSGNIYLDDLNITDYPMYKRAQHGIGYLAQEASVFRKLSIEDNILSVLQLTKLSKAEQVAKMESLIEEFSLEHIRTNRGDLLSGGERRRTEIARALATDPKFILLDEPFAGVDPVAVEDIQRIVAQLKNKNIGILITDHNVQETLAITDKTYLMFEGGILKAGVPEELVEDEMVRRVYLGQNFELRKKKLEF, from the coding sequence ATGAAACTAAGAGCCGATAATTTAATCAAAACCTACAAAGGCCGTAGTGTAGTAAAAGGTATTTCTGTCGAGGTAAATCAAGGAGAAATAGTTGGCCTTTTAGGTCCAAATGGTGCTGGAAAAACCACATCATTTTATATGATTGTAGGATTGGTAAAACCCAACTCGGGTAATATTTATCTTGATGATTTAAACATCACCGATTACCCTATGTACAAAAGGGCACAGCACGGAATAGGGTATTTGGCACAAGAAGCATCTGTTTTTAGAAAACTAAGCATTGAAGACAATATATTAAGCGTACTACAATTAACAAAGTTATCCAAAGCAGAACAGGTGGCAAAAATGGAAAGCCTAATTGAAGAATTCAGCTTAGAACACATTCGTACTAACCGAGGGGATTTACTTTCGGGAGGAGAACGTCGTCGTACCGAAATTGCAAGAGCTCTTGCTACTGATCCTAAGTTTATCTTACTAGATGAGCCTTTTGCAGGAGTTGACCCTGTTGCCGTAGAGGACATTCAGCGAATTGTAGCTCAATTAAAAAATAAAAACATCGGAATCCTAATTACTGACCATAACGTACAAGAAACTCTTGCTATCACTGATAAAACATACCTAATGTTTGAAGGAGGTATCCTAAAAGCAGGTGTACCTGAAGAATTGGTAGAAGACGAAATGGTACGTCGTGTATATCTAGGTCAAAATTTTGAACTACGTAAGAAGAAATTGGAATTTTAA
- a CDS encoding carboxymuconolactone decarboxylase family protein, with translation MSDIIQEFNDYRSKMNEKLLADNNKIVKRIFNLDTNAYAAGALDVKTKELLGLVASAVLRCDDCVKYHLETSFKEGVTKEEMMEAMGIATLVGGTIVVPHLRRAYEFWEALEEQGN, from the coding sequence ATGTCTGATATCATTCAAGAATTTAACGATTATCGTTCTAAAATGAACGAGAAATTACTAGCAGATAACAACAAAATTGTAAAGCGAATTTTCAACCTAGACACTAACGCATACGCTGCAGGTGCTCTTGATGTTAAGACAAAAGAACTTTTAGGCTTAGTTGCCTCAGCCGTTTTACGTTGTGATGATTGTGTAAAATACCATCTTGAAACTAGTTTTAAAGAAGGTGTCACCAAAGAAGAAATGATGGAAGCAATGGGAATAGCAACCTTAGTCGGTGGCACGATCGTAGTTCCTCATTTGCGAAGAGCATACGAATTTTGGGAAGCACTAGAAGAGCAAGGGAATTAG
- a CDS encoding DUF4105 domain-containing protein: MKTYSSKKTLLLLLFFVFINHSFGQSLVLSNDAKVSVITCGTGNESYSLFGHTAIRIEDSINAIDLVYNYGTFDFRTPNFVAKFTKGDLQYYATVHPYIDFINEYDNDKRSVYEQELNIPENLKQKLFDNLNKTLLSEDRYYTYKFIDKNCTSMVVDVINKSLNGTVITKKGDTDKTYRTILYPYFDGHFYEKLGISIIFGKKVDELGTKIFLPFELKNSLAKTTFQNHPLVKETKTILSFDKVPSHSWWNNWYTYIIVLAFIIFINKRSVDKFYLLIMGLLGLFFVFVSFYSLHKELEYNYNILLFSPFLLILLVLNLMKNKKWTYRFSLIHLISLITYALFMINKASFLIVLPLIITSGVVLIRIAIKNKKPIPIII, translated from the coding sequence ATGAAAACATATTCATCGAAAAAAACATTGTTACTACTTTTATTTTTTGTGTTTATCAACCATAGTTTTGGACAAAGTCTTGTATTGTCTAATGATGCCAAAGTTAGCGTTATAACTTGTGGTACTGGTAATGAATCCTATTCTCTTTTTGGTCATACAGCTATTCGAATCGAAGATTCTATCAATGCTATTGACTTAGTTTATAATTATGGAACTTTTGATTTCAGAACGCCAAACTTTGTTGCTAAATTCACAAAAGGGGACTTACAATATTATGCTACCGTACATCCATACATCGATTTTATAAATGAATACGATAATGACAAACGAAGTGTTTACGAACAAGAATTAAATATTCCGGAAAATCTGAAACAAAAGTTATTCGATAATTTAAATAAAACACTCCTATCAGAAGACAGATATTATACTTATAAATTTATTGATAAAAACTGTACTTCGATGGTTGTTGACGTTATCAACAAATCTCTCAACGGAACAGTAATTACAAAAAAGGGGGATACAGACAAAACCTACCGAACAATTCTTTATCCTTACTTTGACGGACATTTTTATGAAAAATTAGGTATTAGTATCATTTTTGGAAAGAAAGTAGACGAATTAGGAACAAAAATATTCTTGCCTTTTGAGCTAAAAAACAGTTTAGCTAAAACAACTTTTCAGAATCACCCTTTAGTTAAAGAAACTAAAACTATTTTATCTTTTGATAAAGTGCCAAGTCACTCTTGGTGGAATAATTGGTACACTTACATTATTGTATTAGCATTTATCATCTTCATAAATAAAAGAAGTGTTGATAAATTTTATCTTTTAATAATGGGACTATTGGGTCTATTTTTCGTCTTTGTCAGTTTCTATTCTCTACACAAAGAATTAGAATACAATTACAACATCCTATTATTTAGTCCTTTCTTATTAATTCTTTTGGTTCTTAATCTCATGAAAAATAAAAAATGGACGTATCGTTTTTCATTAATACATCTAATTTCACTAATTACGTATGCGTTATTTATGATTAACAAAGCGTCATTCCTAATCGTTTTACCTTTGATTATAACTAGTGGAGTTGTCCTTATACGTATTGCTATTAAGAATAAGAAACCAATACCTATTATTATATAA
- a CDS encoding phosphatidylcholine/phosphatidylserine synthase produces MNIKKHVPNAITLINLFCGCIAVVFVSKLDYEMAFYFVCLGIFFDFFDGFFARLFKVSSPLGLQLDSLADMVTSGVVPGYVMYSLFISSSSSHDILGPVFTPFLGFIVTLGSCYRLANFNIDTRQTDSFIGLPTPANALFILSLPLVLKYSDSLMILEILTNQWILLAIALFSAYILNAEIPLFALKIKKFNLKDNALQVGFLVFSLLLLIFFKYLGIPLVIITYVLLSVINNKFSKK; encoded by the coding sequence ATGAATATTAAAAAACATGTTCCTAACGCTATTACATTAATTAATCTTTTCTGTGGCTGTATAGCAGTTGTTTTTGTTTCTAAATTAGATTATGAAATGGCCTTCTATTTTGTTTGTTTAGGAATATTTTTTGATTTTTTTGATGGGTTTTTTGCTAGATTATTCAAAGTATCCAGCCCGCTTGGTTTACAATTAGACTCATTGGCAGATATGGTAACTAGTGGTGTTGTGCCTGGTTATGTAATGTACAGCTTGTTTATTAGTAGTTCAAGCTCTCATGATATATTAGGACCTGTATTTACTCCATTTTTAGGATTTATAGTTACTTTAGGCTCTTGCTATCGATTGGCAAATTTTAATATTGATACACGTCAAACGGACTCTTTTATTGGTCTGCCAACTCCTGCAAATGCATTGTTTATCTTGAGTTTACCTTTAGTTTTGAAATATTCAGATTCATTGATGATTCTTGAAATTCTAACAAATCAATGGATTTTATTGGCAATAGCATTATTTAGTGCTTATATCTTAAATGCTGAAATTCCTTTGTTTGCATTGAAAATTAAAAAATTCAATTTAAAAGATAATGCTTTACAGGTTGGGTTTTTAGTGTTCTCATTATTGCTATTGATTTTCTTTAAATATCTAGGAATTCCATTAGTAATTATTACTTATGTATTATTGTCTGTAATAAACAATAAGTTCTCTAAAAAGTAG
- a CDS encoding exopolysaccharide biosynthesis polyprenyl glycosylphosphotransferase, which yields MPQKNKIHFDISERKVLLRFFDSFFVLVALYFLGHVFDYHYFNVLSTNYLGAIVLVIYLNTFGLIFEMYNLQVASNQFLILRSTVITVSTTVLVYLLTPVLSPELPKQRVSIIIFYFTILFVLLFWRFFYVYFLASHRFFQNVVLICEQDQLEELVLGLENVDPNYKIIAFVNLDTPSKNPIVYRYIKEIKKKELKEFVLENGVSEIVIASQKADGITAGLYKQLLHLLESGKIIREYTQVYESKTQRIALQYIARDFYRFFPFSRSNSNKLYLVAVRLFEFVFSLFGLLTGLILIPFIFIGNCIGNRGELFYTQERIGKDGAVFKIYKFRTMVKNSESKGVAFARTNDVRITPFGKMMRRSRIDELPQFINVIKGDMAVIGPRPERPFFVKEIAQVMPFYETRHIIKPGLTGWAQVNYPYGESLEESLIKLQYDLYYIKHRSIFLDMSITFKTITTVLFYRGQ from the coding sequence ATGCCTCAAAAAAATAAAATCCATTTTGATATATCAGAACGAAAAGTCCTTCTTCGATTTTTTGATTCTTTTTTTGTCTTAGTAGCATTGTATTTTCTAGGTCATGTTTTTGATTACCATTATTTTAATGTTTTAAGTACTAACTATCTTGGAGCAATTGTATTGGTAATATATCTCAATACTTTTGGGCTAATTTTCGAAATGTATAATTTGCAAGTAGCAAGTAATCAGTTTCTAATACTTAGAAGTACTGTTATTACTGTTTCCACTACAGTTTTGGTTTATTTGCTAACCCCAGTTTTATCACCAGAATTACCAAAACAAAGAGTTTCGATAATTATATTCTATTTTACGATACTGTTTGTTCTCCTTTTTTGGCGTTTTTTTTATGTTTACTTTCTTGCCTCACATCGTTTTTTTCAAAATGTAGTTTTAATTTGTGAGCAAGACCAATTAGAAGAATTAGTTCTGGGATTAGAGAATGTTGATCCTAATTATAAAATAATTGCCTTTGTAAACTTAGATACTCCAAGTAAGAATCCAATAGTGTATCGGTATATAAAAGAAATTAAAAAGAAAGAGTTAAAAGAATTTGTTCTTGAAAATGGAGTTTCAGAAATTGTTATTGCATCACAAAAGGCAGACGGAATTACTGCTGGTTTATATAAGCAATTATTACATTTACTTGAGTCGGGTAAAATAATAAGAGAATATACTCAAGTATACGAAAGTAAGACACAACGAATTGCTTTGCAATATATAGCGAGAGACTTTTATCGCTTTTTTCCATTTAGTCGTAGCAACAGTAACAAGTTGTATTTAGTGGCTGTACGTCTTTTTGAATTTGTTTTTTCTTTGTTTGGACTCTTAACGGGATTGATTTTAATACCATTTATCTTTATTGGAAATTGTATAGGAAACAGGGGAGAACTTTTTTATACCCAAGAAAGAATAGGGAAAGACGGGGCAGTTTTCAAAATATACAAGTTCCGAACAATGGTAAAGAATTCCGAATCTAAAGGAGTTGCTTTTGCTAGAACAAATGATGTCCGAATAACTCCTTTTGGTAAAATGATGCGTAGATCGAGAATTGATGAATTACCTCAGTTTATTAACGTCATAAAAGGAGATATGGCAGTTATAGGCCCCCGACCAGAACGTCCTTTTTTTGTAAAAGAGATTGCTCAGGTTATGCCATTTTATGAAACAAGACATATTATAAAGCCAGGTTTAACAGGTTGGGCACAGGTAAATTATCCCTATGGAGAATCATTAGAGGAAAGTTTAATAAAACTACAATACGATTTATATTACATCAAGCACAGAAGCATTTTCCTTGATATGAGTATTACCTTTAAAACGATCACTACAGTTTTATTTTATAGAGGACAATAA
- a CDS encoding O-antigen ligase family protein — MQILNGILLLVISYRAIVTFSRGGVITGVVMIVILLLLLYYYSSTKVNYKLALVFIVTAIMGVGIWSYTSMQTSGLIEKRYANQDAAGRVKKDRLGGREAIIAVDIKTFFDNPIMGVGAGLGKEYRKEAFGVDVASHNEITRLLSEHGVFGITGLLILIIMPFVLYYTHTSNLYFLSFYAFWLLTINHAAMRTAAPAFVYALTLVNVIKNKSR; from the coding sequence ATGCAAATCCTCAACGGGATATTACTTTTAGTTATTAGTTATAGAGCAATTGTTACTTTTTCTAGAGGAGGTGTAATTACTGGGGTAGTTATGATTGTTATATTATTATTGTTACTGTATTATTATTCGAGTACAAAAGTAAATTATAAACTGGCTTTAGTATTTATCGTTACTGCTATAATGGGAGTAGGAATTTGGAGTTATACTTCTATGCAGACTTCTGGATTGATAGAGAAGCGTTATGCTAATCAGGACGCAGCAGGAAGAGTCAAAAAAGATAGATTAGGAGGTAGGGAAGCAATTATTGCTGTAGATATTAAAACCTTTTTTGACAACCCGATAATGGGAGTTGGAGCTGGACTTGGTAAAGAATATAGGAAAGAGGCTTTTGGAGTAGATGTTGCATCACATAATGAAATAACGCGTCTGTTAAGTGAGCATGGAGTATTTGGAATAACTGGATTACTGATACTTATCATAATGCCTTTTGTATTGTATTATACCCACACAAGTAACCTATACTTTTTGTCATTTTATGCCTTTTGGCTTTTAACAATTAATCATGCTGCTATGCGAACCGCAGCGCCTGCATTTGTTTATGCATTAACTCTTGTTAACGTAATTAAGAATAAAAGTAGGTAA
- a CDS encoding glycosyltransferase yields the protein MQKYILSNTFLTKNIQVLVYGEWPRQSKNCKPFFTATYSEKDKEVIQKTDFNKTIEFVFVGNLVRGKNPLYAIQLVEQLIRKGKNVNLNLYGEGIERTVLEEYIQNNQLEKNIFLKGNQNQETIKKAYQKSHFVLLPSKSEGWPKAIAEGMFWGCVPVVTAVSCVPFMLNHGDRGVLLEMNLSNDTIQLEAIIEDRKCYVDKSIKASEWSQQFTKDIFETEIKKILQS from the coding sequence TTGCAGAAATATATTTTAAGTAATACTTTCTTAACTAAAAATATACAGGTTTTGGTTTATGGAGAATGGCCAAGGCAATCTAAAAACTGTAAACCTTTTTTTACGGCTACCTATTCTGAAAAAGATAAAGAAGTTATTCAAAAAACAGATTTTAATAAAACTATAGAATTTGTTTTTGTTGGAAATTTAGTTAGGGGTAAAAATCCGCTCTATGCAATACAACTAGTTGAACAACTTATTAGAAAAGGAAAAAATGTAAATTTAAATTTATATGGTGAGGGAATTGAAAGAACTGTTTTAGAAGAATACATTCAAAATAATCAATTAGAAAAAAACATCTTTTTAAAAGGAAATCAAAACCAAGAGACAATTAAAAAGGCATATCAAAAAAGTCATTTCGTATTGCTCCCATCTAAAAGTGAAGGATGGCCAAAAGCGATTGCAGAGGGAATGTTTTGGGGATGTGTTCCCGTAGTGACAGCTGTTTCATGTGTGCCATTTATGTTAAATCATGGCGATAGAGGAGTTTTATTAGAGATGAATTTGTCTAATGATACAATTCAGTTAGAAGCAATTATAGAAGACAGGAAATGTTATGTGGATAAAAGTATAAAAGCATCAGAATGGTCGCAACAATTCACAAAAGATATCTTTGAAACTGAAATAAAAAAAATACTGCAATCATGA
- the tatC gene encoding twin-arginine translocase subunit TatC: MSFLDHLEELRWLLVRSTTAIIIMAFLTYFISDYLFDVIIFGPTRPTFFTYQFFCELSHKLGFAENICITEMPFIIQNTQMEGQVNVFVWMCILAGFILSFPYILYEIWKFISPALYEKERKNAKVFIFVSSLLFFLGVIFGYFVVIPMSVNFVATFTVSDIVKNQFTLESYMGMVKTSILAGGLFFELPIVIYFLTKLGLVTPRFLRKYWKYAVIIILIVAAIVTPPDVVSQTIVAVPMLLIYELSIFISVLVYKNQNKELNV, from the coding sequence ATGTCGTTCTTAGACCATCTTGAAGAATTAAGATGGCTATTAGTTAGAAGCACAACTGCCATAATCATAATGGCCTTTTTAACTTACTTTATAAGTGACTACTTATTTGACGTAATTATTTTCGGACCAACAAGACCAACTTTCTTCACCTACCAGTTTTTTTGTGAGTTATCGCATAAACTAGGATTTGCTGAGAACATTTGTATTACCGAAATGCCATTTATCATTCAGAATACGCAAATGGAGGGTCAGGTAAATGTCTTTGTATGGATGTGTATTTTAGCAGGATTCATCTTGAGTTTTCCATATATTTTATACGAAATATGGAAGTTTATTAGTCCAGCACTATACGAGAAAGAGCGTAAAAATGCCAAAGTATTCATTTTTGTTTCCTCATTACTTTTCTTTTTAGGCGTAATATTTGGTTATTTTGTAGTAATACCAATGTCAGTAAACTTCGTAGCGACTTTTACAGTAAGTGATATTGTAAAAAATCAATTCACACTAGAGTCTTATATGGGAATGGTAAAAACAAGTATCCTAGCTGGCGGACTATTTTTTGAGCTACCAATCGTTATTTATTTCCTTACCAAATTAGGATTGGTTACTCCTCGTTTTTTAAGAAAATACTGGAAATATGCTGTGATTATAATTTTAATTGTAGCAGCAATTGTAACTCCTCCAGATGTTGTGAGTCAGACAATTGTAGCTGTACCAATGTTACTAATATATGAATTAAGTATCTTCATTTCGGTACTTGTATATAAAAACCAAAACAAAGAATTAAATGTCTGA
- a CDS encoding glycosyltransferase produces MRVLQIIDSLEAGGAERMAVNFANALGKTIEFSGLVATRKEGSLKTQIDSDVSYLFLNRKLVIDFKAILRLRKFIIKNKVTIIHAHSSSFFIAVLLKLTLPKIKITWHDHYGKRIDETQIKNRYLILLSPFFSSVFVVNPLLEQWNKKNMLCSKVYFIPNFIKIINKVEKDPSLKGVAGKRILFLANLKEPKNHSIMLKAFENLKLNHLGWSLHLIGKDYLDDYSKSIKIFIKKHALENDIHLYNSRSDITSILSQATIGVLTSTHEGFPLTLLEYGLASLPVVSTNTGYCSSIINNNNSGLLFNPLQILELENQIIKLILDEELRNELGLNLKKTVLENYVEDVVIQKLILAYNRL; encoded by the coding sequence ATGAGGGTTTTGCAAATCATAGATTCATTAGAGGCTGGTGGGGCCGAACGGATGGCAGTAAATTTTGCTAACGCCCTTGGCAAAACGATTGAATTTTCAGGATTAGTAGCTACGCGTAAAGAAGGTAGTCTTAAGACACAAATTGATTCAGATGTTTCTTATTTGTTTTTAAATAGAAAACTAGTAATAGATTTTAAAGCAATTTTAAGGCTTAGAAAGTTCATAATAAAGAATAAAGTTACTATTATTCATGCTCATAGCTCCTCTTTTTTTATTGCAGTTTTGCTAAAACTGACATTGCCAAAAATTAAAATTACTTGGCACGATCATTATGGTAAACGCATAGATGAAACTCAAATTAAAAACAGATATTTAATTCTGTTGTCTCCTTTTTTTTCATCTGTTTTTGTGGTTAATCCGTTATTGGAACAATGGAATAAAAAAAATATGCTGTGTTCAAAAGTGTATTTTATTCCTAATTTTATAAAAATTATAAATAAAGTTGAAAAAGATCCATCTTTAAAAGGCGTTGCTGGTAAACGGATACTATTTTTAGCAAATTTAAAGGAGCCCAAAAATCATAGTATAATGCTAAAGGCTTTTGAGAATTTGAAATTAAATCATTTAGGATGGAGTTTGCATTTAATAGGTAAAGACTATTTAGATGATTATTCGAAATCAATAAAAATATTTATAAAAAAACATGCTCTAGAAAATGATATCCATTTGTATAATTCAAGGAGTGATATTACTTCTATTTTATCTCAAGCAACAATAGGAGTTTTAACTTCTACACATGAAGGTTTTCCGTTGACTTTATTAGAATATGGACTTGCTTCATTGCCAGTAGTTTCAACAAATACAGGGTATTGTTCTTCAATAATCAATAACAATAATTCAGGTTTATTATTTAATCCTTTACAAATATTGGAATTAGAAAATCAGATAATTAAGTTAATTTTAGATGAGGAACTAAGAAATGAACTAGGATTGAATTTAAAAAAAACTGTATTAGAAAATTATGTAGAGGATGTTGTAATTCAGAAATTAATTTTAGCTTATAACAGATTATAA
- a CDS encoding glycoside hydrolase family 25 protein, which yields MKRKVTKRKQTSNRKSKSSSSFGRVFRFLIVSIFIGLFLGAVYHYRNGLAYYFSFKTDKVVEKETDDKRLSDVRNFQVLANHKGKSIGLDVSEYQGKISWSYVDTLEQKYPIDFVFIRATVGKDRKDYQFKRNWIGAKKNKTIRGAYHYYRPNENSIEQADLFIKTVKLEKGDLPPVLDIERLPKNQSLDSLKKGLRRWLDKVEAHYKVRPIIYSGESYYDDFLKEEFSDYLFWIANYNFYREKIDEDWLFWQFTEKATVPGIKHTVDVNIYNGDLQQLQFITVD from the coding sequence ATGAAAAGAAAAGTTACTAAAAGAAAGCAAACTTCAAATCGTAAATCAAAATCAAGTAGTTCATTTGGTCGCGTTTTTCGGTTTCTTATAGTATCAATTTTTATAGGTCTTTTTCTAGGAGCTGTTTATCATTATCGTAATGGTTTAGCTTATTACTTTAGTTTTAAAACAGACAAAGTTGTCGAAAAAGAAACCGATGATAAACGTCTTTCTGATGTTAGAAATTTTCAGGTTTTAGCAAATCACAAAGGTAAATCGATTGGATTAGATGTGTCCGAATATCAAGGAAAAATTAGTTGGTCTTATGTTGATACCTTAGAGCAAAAATACCCTATAGATTTTGTGTTTATTAGAGCAACTGTTGGAAAAGATAGAAAAGATTATCAGTTCAAACGAAATTGGATAGGAGCTAAAAAAAATAAAACAATTCGTGGAGCGTATCATTATTATCGTCCAAATGAAAATTCTATTGAGCAGGCAGACCTTTTTATTAAAACAGTTAAACTAGAAAAAGGCGATTTACCTCCCGTTTTGGATATCGAAAGATTGCCGAAAAATCAATCTCTTGATAGTTTGAAAAAGGGATTAAGAAGATGGTTGGATAAGGTTGAAGCACATTATAAAGTGCGCCCAATAATTTATTCAGGCGAAAGTTATTATGATGATTTCTTAAAAGAAGAATTTAGTGATTATCTTTTTTGGATAGCCAATTATAATTTTTACAGAGAAAAAATCGATGAGGATTGGCTATTTTGGCAATTTACAGAAAAAGCAACTGTGCCAGGAATTAAACATACAGTAGATGTAAATATCTACAACGGAGATTTACAGCAATTACAATTTATAACAGTCGATTAA